The DNA window CTCAGTAGGACTGAGAGATGTGCCACAATTTTCACATTGGTCCCCATAAGCGGAATCGTTACCGCATTTTGGACAGGTCCCAGTAATATACCTGTCTGCTAAGAACTGATTATGTACGGTATCAAAATATTGTTCAGTCTCTCTTTCTTCAAATTGACCGCTTTTATATAAAGTACGGAAAAAATCCTGAGAAGTCTCATGATGCAAAGAATCCGAAGTACGTGCGTAATAGTCAAATGAAATACCAATGCCTTCAAAAGTTTTTATAAAAAGATGATGGTACTTATCAATAATTTCTTGAGGAGACTTTTGTTCTTTAAGGGCCCTCATCGTAATTGCTGCACCATGTTCGTCTGATCCACAGATAAAAAGAACATCTTTATCCATTAACCTCATAAATCGTACAAAAACATCCGCTGATAGATAAGCTCCGGATAAATGACCAATATGAAGTGGTCCGTTAGCATATGGCAGTGCCGCTGTGATGAGGTGCCTTTTGTAGACTAGCATTTTCGGGCCATTTTTCAAAAATAATGCGAAGATAATACTATAGCCTCAAGAGTACATTCTAATATTTAGATTTTATTAATATAATTTTTTACAATATATACAAGTCTTTAAATCATTTTATTTTGTACTTGGATTACAACTTTACAAATTTTTGTATAAACCTTCTTTTGGGAGTCTCTGCTGCTATAAAATAAATTCCAGGTCTTAAGAAAGATACATTTATCATTTGGTCTTCACCAATTGTAGGAAATACCATGCTATTTGTCATGGGATCCCAAATACTAATTCTAAGTTTACCTTCGAAATCAATTTTGAGAAAATCCCTGGATGGATTGGGGGAAATAAAACTTCCAATATCTCCTGCCTTAAATATTTGTAACAATGGGTTTATAAACCCTTGGTACAATTTTCCCCCATTTCTCAATAATGAATAGTATTCATCAGTCAACCAAATTTCTTGTTCTGAAACAAAAAATATAGCTTCCTTTTGTGTCAACCCCGTAAAATTTATGGTTTTTGACTTTGTAGAAAAAAAATTTGCGCCTAATAAAGGATTAAATAACCAAAATTTGTCATACGATAGTAAAATCAAACTTTTTTGATTTGGACTAACAGCTGCTCCAGTGACCCAATATTGCTGCATAATACCCTTCCCTGCTTGAAAACTATCTATTAAAGATGTGGTATAATCTCCCGGTTTGTCTGGGATTCTATGGTGATAACAATAACCTGAAAATGGATTGGTCCTGTTTTTACTGAATAAATGAAGATTACCTTCAAACCATATGAAAGCCTCCATATCAAAATTACGATACGCTGCATCAGGTGGAAATTCAGTTTGATTGGCATATCTAAATGAAATCACTGATGCCTCAACAGTATCATTCTTGTTTTCTTGAAGGTGATTGAGGATGTAAATTTTGAGATCTCTTCGCTCATTGTTGTTATTGCCAAAGTCCCCTAAAAATAAATTGCCTTCAAAATCTCCTGTTATCTCCTCCCAATCGACATTGGTTACATTCCTCACCAACACTTTTCTCAAAATGTTACACAAAGTATCAATTTCATACAACACCGGATCATTTCCTCCATCATTATGTGTCCAAAAAGTATTTCCTGAATTCAGGCTAAATAATCCTGAACTCTCTTGCAGCTCTGCAGGTAAGGTACAGATCTCTTTTAAATTGAGAACTTGAGAAACCGCAACCAGGGGATCAAAAAGTAATATTAAAGTGAAAATATTGAACAATGACTTGCCGTTATTATTGCACATAAACCATGCATTTTTCTTTAAAATATGGCTCAGGAAAATCTGCATAAATGTCCCACTTCTCGTAATAAAAACCTCGAGGAACTGATTTGAGTTCTTCCCGTAAATCGCCACCTTTATAAGCAATCAATCCATTTGGAATAGCGTTAATCTGATTTTTCTCAAATAAGTGACCCGTCCAGCTTAACAATTCAGGAAGTCTAGAAACTGCCCTTGTTACAATAAAATGGTATTTTCCCTTATGTTCTTCAGCTCTTACTTGCTTTGCTGTAGCGTTTTTAATTTGTAAACGGTCAATAACATCACTGACTACTTTAATTTTTTTTGCGGTGCCATCAATTAAAGTAAACTGTACTTCAGGATAAAAAATGGCTAATGGAATCCCTGGAAATCCGCCTCCACAACCTAAATCTAAAACTCTGGTGTCAGGCTTAAAACTGATTCTTGAAACCAAGGTGAGACTGTGTAATACATGATGTAAGTAGAATTCGTCAATATCTTTACGCGATATAATATTAACCTTTGAATTCCATTCCTGATACAATGGAAGTAAATCCTTGAACATTTGCTTTTGTTCATTGGTTAAATTCTGAAAGTATTTTAAAAGTATTTCCATTACCAGGTTTTCTTACGTACGAAAAGTAAAGGTAGTTGCAAACATATAAAAAGCACATAAACCAATTCCAAAATTGGAAACAAAAGAGACAATCCTGTTTCCTTAAATTTTCTACTCAAAGTAAAAAAAATTGGCCAAATAATGATAAGTCGAATAGTATAGGCAATCCATGCATATAATGGCATTTGAAGAAATAATAACATAATAAAGACACCATAAAATCCAATTAAACTCATAAAATTGATGAATAAATAGACCTGAGACCCTATTGAATAGCCGGTAGATGTTGAATAATGTCTCCACCTTTGCATAAAATATTCCTTCCATGACTGTTTTGGAGTAGAATAAACAAATGAATTTGGATTAAGACATATACTCGTATTTTTTTTGGTAGCCATGCCATTC is part of the Candidatus Vicinibacter affinis genome and encodes:
- a CDS encoding T9SS type A sorting domain-containing protein encodes the protein MCNNNGKSLFNIFTLILLFDPLVAVSQVLNLKEICTLPAELQESSGLFSLNSGNTFWTHNDGGNDPVLYEIDTLCNILRKVLVRNVTNVDWEEITGDFEGNLFLGDFGNNNNERRDLKIYILNHLQENKNDTVEASVISFRYANQTEFPPDAAYRNFDMEAFIWFEGNLHLFSKNRTNPFSGYCYHHRIPDKPGDYTTSLIDSFQAGKGIMQQYWVTGAAVSPNQKSLILLSYDKFWLFNPLLGANFFSTKSKTINFTGLTQKEAIFFVSEQEIWLTDEYYSLLRNGGKLYQGFINPLLQIFKAGDIGSFISPNPSRDFLKIDFEGKLRISIWDPMTNSMVFPTIGEDQMINVSFLRPGIYFIAAETPKRRFIQKFVKL
- the rsmG gene encoding 16S rRNA (guanine(527)-N(7))-methyltransferase RsmG, which produces MEILLKYFQNLTNEQKQMFKDLLPLYQEWNSKVNIISRKDIDEFYLHHVLHSLTLVSRISFKPDTRVLDLGCGGGFPGIPLAIFYPEVQFTLIDGTAKKIKVVSDVIDRLQIKNATAKQVRAEEHKGKYHFIVTRAVSRLPELLSWTGHLFEKNQINAIPNGLIAYKGGDLREELKSVPRGFYYEKWDIYADFPEPYFKEKCMVYVQ